The genomic interval GCCTGTCAGTTTAACAAAACCTGAATTTAAAATATCAAGTGCGATTTTGTGTGCGATATACTTTACATGAGGCATTTTTACTCGCATTTTCGGTCCTTTTTTATTTTTAAAATACCTAAAAATTATATCAAATAAAGCTTTAAAGTATGTAAAAAAGTTTTTATTATTTTTATTTTGCAACTGTAAAAATTTGATAATTTTTTCAAAACAACAATGCAAAAATTTTGATTTTTAAATTTTGTAAAATTACTTGGAATTTCATAATTTTTTAAAGACAAAATTTTAAAATTTTGTCTTTAAATTTCAAAAATAAAATTACTTTTTATTCCACTTTTCGCGTTCACCGCTCTCATCTATTTCATTTCCGATAAGTTCAAAACGCGAATAGTAAAATTTTACAAATTCACGCACCGAAACATCAAGCGGCAGATAAACTCCGTTTTCCAAAACGCAAAATTTGCTTAAAAACTCGTTCGCATCACATTTATCGACATAAATTTTTACTAAATTTTCATAGTTTTTAATACATTCGCACCTGAAATTTTCATATGCATTTTCGCTTAAATCAACATTTAAACGATTATTTTCAAAATTCAAAACGCCGCTTTTAAAAAGCAGACTCAGATGAATCAGACCTTCACAATAATAAGCTCTCACATCATCGACTTTTTGCCAAGCGATAAGCCCTACACTTCTTCTTATAAGTTCATCCAAAACAGGCAAAGCATATTTTTTATTTTCGTGCATAAAAAAGTTCATAAGTCCGCCGGTTGTAGCTTTATACTCTTCAATAAATTTAAAAACTCCACTTTTATTCATAAGCGCTTCGGTGTCTTCATCTATAAAAAAAATGTGGCCGAACTCGTGGCCGATTGTAGAAATTTCATAAACTTTTCGCCAAATTTCAGGATGATTGAACAAAATTTCTCGTCCGAAATTTAAATATTCAAGATCAAAAATTTCACTTGTAAAACGCATAAAAGGCTTTGATTTGGCACTTTCATATACAAAATCCACAAATGCGAAAATTTTCTTACCGCAATTTGAGCTTACAAACTCATCATTAGGCACAACCTGAGCTGAAAAAAGTCCGTTAAAATCGGCAGCATAATAAATCATCGGCGTGCTTATGTAAAGCTGCGTTTTATCGATATTAGTATCGACAAAAGCGTGCATTATTTCATTATCCGCACCGATTTTTTTGTAAAATTCATTAAATGTTTCTTTTGTGTTTTTCTTAAATTCGCCGACATTAAACTCACTTTGTCTTGCCAAACGAATATCCCATTCCAAGGCAACCGCGTGTGTATAAATATCTTCATAATATTCAAGCGGATGACCGATTTGAAGTGGAGTTTTTACGTCCATCCACGCTATTTCGGCATCTCGCCAAGCGGAAATTACATTTTCATTTTCTTTTTCACCGAATGCGGCGCGTAGTTTTTCAAAATATGCGATGTATGCTTCCTGCTCGCGATTTAAGGCAAGTTCGCGCAAAGATTTTATACAATCGTCAAAAGCGGCGTCCAATTCTTTAAATTCAGTTTCAAAAGCCAAAGCATAAGGCAAAAATAAAATTTTACCGTTTATTTCACTCACAACGCCGTAACTTCTATCACAAATCTCGCCATGCGCTGTTTTTTGATAAAGTTTATGTTTGTTTATAAAATCTTTTGCTTCAGCTATCGAATCAAAATCGCGGCCGAATTTTTTGCCGTTTTCATCAATTATTTTCTTTTGCCAACTAAATTGTGCTTTACTTAAAATTTGTCCGATTCTGTGAGTAGAGCGCAAAATTTGCATATAGAATTCATCTAAAATATTTTCGCTCGCGATTTTTTCTATCAATTCCTCGTGCATTTTTTCATGCATTTTTCGCACGAAATTATACATTTTATCACGCACGTTTAAAATTTGCTCTTCGCTAAACCCGAGTTTTTTACATTCATTTATAAGCGGATCCGTTTTCAGATCGACTATGCGCCTTAAAATCGCAATTCTTTCACCGGCACCGCCTTTAAATCCGCAAATTTTATAGCAGGAGTTTAAAATTTCGCTATCTTTAATGTCATAAAGTGCATTCAGATTTTTTTTACTTTCCGCTACAAGTTCATTTACTCTTTTAAAATCATTCATTTTTTAATCCCTTTCTTAAAATTCTAAATTTTACACTACTTGACTTAATATTTGCAAATATAATCGTAGAAAAATGAAATTTTTAAAATTTAAGTAAAAATTTGATATGATTGTTTTTTCATAAAAAATCAAAAAGAGAGAAATATGATTGCAAATTATGAACACGAAATTCCGGACGGTTCAAGGCTGTATTTTGGAAAAAGTGCACAAATAAAACGCAAAATAGAAAATACGGCAAGTGAAATTTTACTAAAAAACGGTTTTAATGAAATTTTGACTCCATATTTTTCATATCATCAAAATTTAAGCGTAAATAGCGAGCAGTTGTTAAAATTTTCAGATCCTGCAAATAATGAAATTTCACTTCGCGCCGACAGCACGGTAGATGTCGTGCGAATAGCAAGGCGCCGTATAAAAAATCAAAATTTAAAACGCTGGTTTTATGTGCAACCGATTTTTAAATACCCAAGCGCTGAATTTTATCAAATAGGCGCAGAGATGATAAATGAAAAAAATCTTATGCTTGCGATTTCTGTAGCAACTGAAATTTTCGAAAAATTCGGTTTAAAACCCGTCTTACAAATAAGCAATATCAAAATTCCGAAACAAATTTGCAAAATTTTAGATTTGGAAATTTCTGTTTTTGAAAAAGGTGAAATCGAAATTTTGCTGGCTAAAAATTTACCGTGGTTAGATGCCTTGGCGCGTGCAAAAACACTAAAAGATGTGCGCGAATTGAAAAAAATAGCGCCCGATGAAATTCAAAGCAGTCTGGATGAAATTCTAAATTTAAATCTAAAATATGAAAATATCAGCGTCTCTCTTTTATATTATTCCAAAATGCGCTACTATGATGAAATGTTTTTTAGATTTATAGACGCGAACTCGGTGCTTTGCAGCGGCGGAAATTACAAAATTGATGAAATCGCATCAAGCGGATTTGCCGTTATGGTCGATTCTTTGATAGAAAAATTACAAAAGGATGAAAAATGAGTAAAGCAGACTTGATAATAGGCTCACAATGGGGCGATGAAGGCAAAGGCAAAATCGTAGATATGCTTTGTGCAAATTACGATTATGTATGCAGAAGCGGCGGTGGACACAATGCAGGACATACAATTTGGGTTGATGGCGTAAGATACGCGATGCATCTTGTTCCTAGCGGAATTTTACACGAAAATATTATAAATATAATAGGAAACGGCGTTGTCGTAAATCCGGATGTTTTAATCGCCGAAATGGCGCAATTTAAAAATTTGAAAGGCAGATTTTTCATAAGCGAAAAGGCTCATCTTAACTTGGAGCACCACTCTTTGATAGATCAAGCAAAAGAGCGCGCCAAAGGCGATAAAGCAATCGGCACGACAGGAAAAGGTATAGGACCTGCTTATGCTGATAAAGTAAATAGAACCGGTCACCGCGTAGGCGAACTTTTGAATCCTGAAAAACTTTGCGAAAATTTAATGAAAGAATTTGATGAAAATGCAAAATTTTATGACGCATTAAATATCAAAATACCTGAAAAAATCGCGGTTTTTAACGAATTAAAAAGATTTAAAGAATTTCTTGCTCCATATATCGCAAACACAACTGAAATGCTTTGGAAAGCTTTGGATGAAAATAAAAAAGTTTTAGTAGAAGGCGCGCAAGGCTCACTTCTTGATATAGATCACGGCACATATCCATATGTAACAAGCTCAAATACTGTAGCATCTGGCGCTTGTACAGGTCTTGGACTTGCCCCGAAAGATATCGGCGAGGTAATCGGCATCGTAAAAGCATATACTACAAGAGTAGGAAACGGCGCATTCCCTAGTGAAGCAAACGACGAATGGGGCGAAAAAATGTGTCAAATAGGAAAAGAGTTCGGTACTACAACAGGAAGAAAACGAAGATGCGGCTGGTTTGACGCTGTTTGCGTAAAATATTCTGCAAGACTTAGCGGAATTGATAAATTCGCACTTATGAAATTGGATGTTTTAGACGGTTTTGAAAAAGTTAAAATTTGCACAGCATACAAACTAAACGGCGAAATAATCGACTATTTCCCTTGCAATTTGGAAAGTGTTGAGCCTGTATATGAAGAAATGGATGGATGGGACAGTATAAAAGGAGTGAAAAAATTCTCAGATTTACCTGAAAACGCGCAAAAATACATAAAAAGAATCGAAGAATTAACCAATATGCGTGCAGGATTTATATCTACAAGCCCTGAGCGCGACGATACAATAATATTATAAATTTCAGGCGTAGATTTTTTCTACGCCCTCGTTAGATCACAAATTCAATTTTCGATAACAAACTTTCAAACTTACTATAAAAAATTTATAAATGCATTAAAGCATGGTATTTTAAAGAATATATCGAT from Campylobacter hominis ATCC BAA-381 carries:
- the ciaB gene encoding invasion protein CiaB, whose product is MNDFKRVNELVAESKKNLNALYDIKDSEILNSCYKICGFKGGAGERIAILRRIVDLKTDPLINECKKLGFSEEQILNVRDKMYNFVRKMHEKMHEELIEKIASENILDEFYMQILRSTHRIGQILSKAQFSWQKKIIDENGKKFGRDFDSIAEAKDFINKHKLYQKTAHGEICDRSYGVVSEINGKILFLPYALAFETEFKELDAAFDDCIKSLRELALNREQEAYIAYFEKLRAAFGEKENENVISAWRDAEIAWMDVKTPLQIGHPLEYYEDIYTHAVALEWDIRLARQSEFNVGEFKKNTKETFNEFYKKIGADNEIMHAFVDTNIDKTQLYISTPMIYYAADFNGLFSAQVVPNDEFVSSNCGKKIFAFVDFVYESAKSKPFMRFTSEIFDLEYLNFGREILFNHPEIWRKVYEISTIGHEFGHIFFIDEDTEALMNKSGVFKFIEEYKATTGGLMNFFMHENKKYALPVLDELIRRSVGLIAWQKVDDVRAYYCEGLIHLSLLFKSGVLNFENNRLNVDLSENAYENFRCECIKNYENLVKIYVDKCDANEFLSKFCVLENGVYLPLDVSVREFVKFYYSRFELIGNEIDESGEREKWNKK
- a CDS encoding ATP phosphoribosyltransferase regulatory subunit, producing MIANYEHEIPDGSRLYFGKSAQIKRKIENTASEILLKNGFNEILTPYFSYHQNLSVNSEQLLKFSDPANNEISLRADSTVDVVRIARRRIKNQNLKRWFYVQPIFKYPSAEFYQIGAEMINEKNLMLAISVATEIFEKFGLKPVLQISNIKIPKQICKILDLEISVFEKGEIEILLAKNLPWLDALARAKTLKDVRELKKIAPDEIQSSLDEILNLNLKYENISVSLLYYSKMRYYDEMFFRFIDANSVLCSGGNYKIDEIASSGFAVMVDSLIEKLQKDEK
- a CDS encoding adenylosuccinate synthase is translated as MSKADLIIGSQWGDEGKGKIVDMLCANYDYVCRSGGGHNAGHTIWVDGVRYAMHLVPSGILHENIINIIGNGVVVNPDVLIAEMAQFKNLKGRFFISEKAHLNLEHHSLIDQAKERAKGDKAIGTTGKGIGPAYADKVNRTGHRVGELLNPEKLCENLMKEFDENAKFYDALNIKIPEKIAVFNELKRFKEFLAPYIANTTEMLWKALDENKKVLVEGAQGSLLDIDHGTYPYVTSSNTVASGACTGLGLAPKDIGEVIGIVKAYTTRVGNGAFPSEANDEWGEKMCQIGKEFGTTTGRKRRCGWFDAVCVKYSARLSGIDKFALMKLDVLDGFEKVKICTAYKLNGEIIDYFPCNLESVEPVYEEMDGWDSIKGVKKFSDLPENAQKYIKRIEELTNMRAGFISTSPERDDTIIL